Proteins co-encoded in one Setaria viridis chromosome 9, Setaria_viridis_v4.0, whole genome shotgun sequence genomic window:
- the LOC117837211 gene encoding uncharacterized protein — translation MGVVYYQYKSEKNIYSMQVPHAFISVSELKQLIKTSDKHGRGRTRGRETEDIIISNAQTGEEYADERALVLQNTTVHVRRISIPGQLSEKIVLSPVREVTEGYSAPSNKSVVTDLNSKSCNSTGVQDEDAAIAAVIDAAELKLEQHPSKRGQGSGRHNYGHGPLEGETPPPGYVCRSCGIPGHFIQHCPQESKTPPPGYICYRCRIPGHFIHHCPTIGDSKFDNNKMSRSLAPVVTVSPVNGILEALVPAAPVSAADDLPAELHCRLCKKVMIDAVLTSKCCFDSFCDKCIRDYIITELKCICGVKTLADDLIPNQTLRSTISNMLGTRANSGGSGTTKHRSSSGSNPDPQLQSHIPSATSEREMKQSTNLQLSAASAPNDGLQVATEGDLVNQPLEKSPANVRTLRKDEGSSAEVSAEKAVASAEVLKVKDGSGLTSKITTVSGALEHNATRSNQLKKKRKKADSTKNVNPNIVNNVEYGYNVPFDPAYCNPFVSGYPWVPEPYMYSSMGMPYGGYPMDPYGVNPFNGMPLQALAMQGYPANYQRPETQPTHYHGSEAVAARPRLAERPKDTSRLPQSSVRNRQLGSPHRSESRSRTRSSSERRDHGRSDRASDDYYENHSSRKRTRDPSPVYGDKQSSRRSRPSSRSLNREDSSDDERNFKRRWGRRSSVTVETRH, via the exons ATGGGTGTTGTGTATTACCAATATAAGAGTGAAAAGAATATCTATTCTATGCAAGTGCCCCATGCTTTTATCTCTGTCTCAGAGCTTAAGCAGCTTATCAAGACAAGTGATAAGCACGGTCGTGGGCGAACCCGCGGCCGTGAAACAGAAGATATTATCATCTCCAACGCCCAGACTGGCGAAG AATATGCAGATGAAAGAGCATTGGTACTACAGAACACAACTGTGCATGTACGCAGAATTTCCATTCCTGGACAACTGTCAGAAAAAATCGTCTTGTCCCCCGT GCGGGAAGTCACAGAAGGATATTCTGCACCTTCAAACAAGTCAGTGGTTACTGACTTAAACTCAAAATCGTGTAACTCCACTGGAGTGCAAGATGAAGATGCTGCAATTGCAGCAGTGATCGATGCGGCTGAATTGAAATT GGAGCAGCACCCATCTAAAAGAGGGCAAGGCAGTGGAAGACATAACTACG GTCATGGACCATTGGAAGGGGAGACACCTCCACCTGGCTACGTCTGCCGCTCTTGTGGCATTCCAGGCCATTTCATTCAACACTGCCCACAGGAAAGCAAGACGCCTCCACCTGGATACATATGCTACAGATGCCGAATCCCAGGGCATTTTATTCATCATTGCCCGACCATTGGTGATTCCAAGTTTGACAATAATAAAATGAGTCGGTCTCTTGCCCCAGTAGTAACTGTAAGTCCTGTCAATGGCATTCTGGAAGCACTTGTCCCAGCTGCACCAGTGAGTGCTGCTGATGACTTGCCAGCAGAGCTCCACTGCCGATTGTGTAAAAAAGTGATGATAGATGCAGTATTGACAAGCAAGTGCTGTTTTGACAGTTTTTGTGATAAAT GCATTCGGGATTACATTATTACGGAATTGAAGTGCATTTGTGGAGTCAAGACACTAGCAGATGATCTCATTCCCAATCAAACACTTCGGAGCACAATCAGCAATATGTTGGGAACACGGGCTAACAGCGGTGGAAGTGGTACAACCAAGCACAGAAGTTCATCAGGAAGCAACCCTGATCCCCAATTACAGAGCCATATCCCTTCTGCTACCTCAGAAAGGGAGATGAAGCAATCAACAAATCTCCAGCTATCAGCAGCATCTGCACCTAATGATGGACTCCAGGTTGCCACAGAAGGTGATCTAGTGAACCAGCCTCTAGAGAAATCGCCCGCCAACGTTAGAACTCTGAGAAAAGATGAAGGCAGTTCTGCGGAAGTGTCAGCAGAGAAGGCTGTAGCAAGTGCTGAAGTCCTCAAAGTAAAAGATGGAAGTGGATTGACGTCGAAGATCACTACTGTTTCAGGGGCCCTAGAACACAATGCCACTAGGTCAAATCAACtgaagaagaagcggaagaaggcAGACTCAACTAAGAACGTTAATCCTAACATTGTTAACAATGTTGAATATGGTTACAACGTTCCATTTGACCCTGCATATTGCAACCCTTTTGTCAGTGGGTATCCTTGGGTGCCTGAACCTTACATGTACAGCTCTATGGGCATGCCCTACGGTGGTTATCCAATGGACCCATATGGTGTAAATCCCTTCAATGGCATGCCACTGCAGGCTCTTGCAATGCAAGGCTATCCAGCAAATTATCAAAG GCCTGAAACTCAGCCCACACATTACCATGGCAGTGAAGCTGTTGCAGCACGACCTAGGCTGGCTGAGAGACCCAAGGACACTAGTCGTCTGCCCCAATCATCAGTGCGTAACCGCCAACTGGGCTCTCCTCACAGATCAGAATCGAGGAGCAGAACAAGGTCAAGTTCCGAGAGAAGGGACCATGGGCGTTCTGACAGGGCCTCTGATGACTACTATGAGAATCACTCGAGTAGGAAGAGAACGCGCGATCCTTCTCCAGTGTATGGCGACAAGCAGAGCAGCCGGAGGTCGAGACCCAGTTCCAGGAGTCTGAATCGTGAGGATTCGAGCGACGATGAGCGCAACTTCAAGAGGAGATGGGGCCGCAGATCATCAGTCACTGTCGAGACGAGGCACTGA
- the LOC117837213 gene encoding uncharacterized protein, with amino-acid sequence MATLQLNHIARETSDVPRLAAFYEAVLGFERVPSPNYSGFQVAWLRLPKSPDVALHLIERDPAAAPVAVGPGAEGAPPSQLPRRHHLAFSVADYDGFVTGLKARGTELFEKTQPDGRTRQVFFFDPDGNGLEVTSSGAGSDK; translated from the exons ATGGCGACGCTGCAGCTCAACCACATCGCGCGGGAGACCTCCGACGTGCCCCGCCTCGCGGCCTTCTACGAGGCCGTGCTGGGGTTCGAGCGTGTGCCTTCCCCCAACTACTCGGGCTTCCAGGTCGCCTGGCTCCGCCTCCCGAAATCGCCCGACGTCGCGCTCCACCTCATCGAGCGGGACCCCGCCGCGGCACCCGTCGCGGTGGGGCCCGGCGCCgagggcgcgccgccgtcgcagctGCCCCGGCGCCACCACCTGGCCTTCTCCGTCGCCGACTACGACGGGTTCGTGACCGGGCTCAAGGCGCGCGGCACCGAGCTGTTCGAGAAGACGCAGCCCGACGGGCGCACGCGCCAGGTCTTCTTCTTCGACCCCGACG GCAATGGCCTTGAAGTTACTAGCTCGGGTGCAGGCAGTGATAAGTAA
- the LOC117837212 gene encoding ferredoxin C 1, chloroplastic produces the protein MAAASASLLHLATPIGSLRLSLRLRRHPTARPVASRLAPPRAYKVTIEHGGESRVVEVEGDETILSRALDEGLDVPHDCKLGVCMTCPARLVSGEVDQSDGMLSDDVVAQGYALLCAAYPRSDCTIRVIPEDELLQVQLATADD, from the coding sequence ATGGCCGCTGCTTCAGCATCACTGCTCCACCTCGCCACCCCGATTGGCTCCCTACGCCtcagcctccgcctccgccgccaccccaccGCCCGGCCGGTAGCGTCTCgcctggcgccgccgcgggcgtaCAAGGTGACGATCGAGCACGGCGGCGAGTCCCgcgtggtggaggtggagggggacGAGACCATCCTGTCCCGCGCGCTGGACGAGGGCCTGGACGTGCCGCACGACTGCAAGCTCGGCGTGTGCATGACGTGCCCGGCGCGCCTTGTCTCCGGCGAGGTGGACCAGAGCGACGGCATGCTCAGCGACGACGTGGTGGCGCAGGGGTACGCGCTGCTCTGCGCCGCCTACCCGCGCTCCGACTGCACCATCCGCGTCATCCCCGAGGACGAGCTGCTCCAGGTCCagctcgccaccgccgacgactga